A section of the Pseudanabaena mucicola str. Chao 1806 genome encodes:
- the bfr gene encoding bacterioferritin — protein sequence MKGSEKVLQQLSKLLRGELAARDQYFTHSRMYLDWGLNKLYERINHEMQDETQHATLLIERILLLGGTPDLSQQDAIKIGKTVPEMLQNDLDFEYSVIGDLKAAIAVCESEQDYQSRKILSGILSDTEEDHAYWLEKQLRLIDQIGLPNYLQSQM from the coding sequence ATGAAAGGTAGTGAGAAAGTCTTACAACAATTATCGAAGTTGTTGCGTGGTGAATTAGCAGCGCGAGATCAATACTTTACCCACTCACGCATGTATCTCGATTGGGGACTAAATAAACTGTATGAACGAATCAATCATGAGATGCAGGATGAAACTCAACATGCGACTTTATTGATTGAACGAATTCTATTGCTTGGTGGTACTCCCGATCTGTCGCAACAAGATGCAATTAAGATTGGGAAAACTGTGCCTGAGATGTTGCAGAATGATTTGGACTTTGAATATAGTGTGATCGGTGATCTTAAAGCAGCGATCGCTGTTTGTGAGAGCGAACAAGATTATCAAAGCCGCAAGATTTTATCGGGTATTCTCTCGGATACTGAAGAAGATCATGCCTACTGGTTAGAAAAACAACTCAGGTTAATTGACCAAATTGGCTTACCCAATTATCTCCAATCACAAATGTAA
- the bfr gene encoding bacterioferritin produces the protein MQGNIDVKRQLNEALKAQLTAINQYFLHARMCKNWGLNQLNDREYRYSIKAMKQADELIERVLFLEGLPNLQSLGKLLIGEDVPELLQNDLTLCTEIRDGLKASVITSETQQDFVSRDLFAKLLEETEEQIDWLESQIWLIDNTGLPNFLQSMI, from the coding sequence ATGCAAGGAAACATCGATGTAAAACGTCAGCTCAACGAAGCTCTCAAAGCTCAACTGACCGCAATTAACCAATATTTTCTCCATGCGCGGATGTGCAAAAACTGGGGATTAAATCAGCTTAACGATCGCGAATATCGTTACTCTATTAAAGCCATGAAGCAGGCTGATGAATTAATTGAGCGAGTTCTCTTTTTAGAAGGCTTGCCCAATTTGCAAAGTTTAGGAAAGTTGCTCATCGGTGAGGATGTTCCCGAATTATTGCAAAATGACTTGACGCTCTGTACGGAGATTCGTGATGGACTAAAAGCATCAGTAATCACCTCTGAGACTCAGCAAGATTTCGTCAGTCGAGATTTGTTCGCCAAGTTGCTAGAGGAGACGGAGGAGCAGATCGATTGGCTAGAATCACAAATTTGGCTGATTGATAACACAGGTTTGCCCAACTTCTTGCAGTCGATGATTTAG
- a CDS encoding (2Fe-2S)-binding protein, whose product MYICVCHAVTEKDIKQAVRKGVSSISRLSELTMLGTQCGCCTEYANQVLHQCSDKS is encoded by the coding sequence ATGTATATTTGTGTTTGCCATGCAGTGACAGAAAAAGATATCAAGCAAGCCGTCAGGAAGGGAGTTTCATCCATTTCTAGGCTATCGGAATTAACCATGCTGGGTACACAATGCGGCTGTTGCACAGAATATGCCAATCAAGTTTTGCATCAATGCTCAGATAAGTCTTAG
- a CDS encoding ABC transporter substrate-binding protein, with product MGKTVAKFWMIALITLFSVISLGGLFPQGSRAQNNAITIAVAAPLSGDGASGGQEIVDSIKLYIDATNREGGINGRPLKLNTYDDKGNANGATQVANDIAKSDALVVLGHRSSDASIAAGSIYQDKKLPAITGTANSPKVTSDRPYYFRIIYTNPALAKTLSIYAQQVLQIKTASVIYDKASKNELAQSEVIKSAFEANDNGKIQKIWGIDSDPNNRKASVQQIVNEIATEPEAGILFLTLSKEEVAEDFLVALKQKGLKNLVLGEQALGRESFAKRFEKYDEEKKNAGFFTDGMYVPLPILFDSAGADAQDFLTAYQKAYNKTPSYLGAKFYEAAIIAVDAIRKANSKGTNVEGDREQVRDALSKLNNRKVGIRGLTGLLYFNSDRNSDQPVRLAQFQNQKLISASQQFTPITNPERLNLPKELQSGSIVQTGDQYFWRQRVVYAGMDINKLNRIDKSSFTADFYVWFRYSGSDEPTEIQFPDAVTNSVNPTAPVFDGKAPIKAQVVNGLNYRLYRVRGEFRNAFDFRDYPFDSQKLNLRFDNPILSTERLVYAIDTVGLKLPRAKDAERRPFQGLQLWNFKDITYFQDSSRSTSTQGDPDLVQSNAQIEYPGLSIRMTFQRKTIVFLSKNVSPLILLSLLTYCCLFFPYTMFVPRTMAPASALLSGIVLLLSFNNQLPEVGYTVAMEYVFYVYFCLCLLPIIVTAIGTKLDKDGHKKAFKYLNIASWIAYPLILITTVAAFAISYSDRLI from the coding sequence ATGGGTAAGACAGTTGCAAAATTTTGGATGATCGCCTTAATTACGCTTTTTAGTGTGATCTCGCTTGGCGGTTTATTCCCACAGGGTTCAAGGGCTCAGAATAATGCAATCACGATCGCGGTTGCTGCTCCACTAAGTGGAGATGGTGCTAGTGGGGGGCAGGAAATCGTGGATAGCATCAAGCTATATATTGATGCGACGAACCGTGAGGGTGGCATTAACGGTCGTCCACTTAAATTAAATACTTATGACGACAAGGGCAATGCGAATGGGGCAACTCAAGTTGCTAACGACATTGCTAAAAGTGATGCATTGGTGGTGTTGGGACATCGCTCCTCTGATGCCTCGATCGCTGCGGGTAGCATTTACCAAGACAAGAAATTACCAGCAATTACAGGTACGGCAAATAGTCCGAAGGTAACAAGCGATCGCCCCTATTACTTTCGGATAATCTATACCAATCCTGCTCTTGCGAAAACCCTATCGATATATGCCCAGCAAGTATTGCAGATCAAAACCGCAAGTGTGATCTATGACAAAGCTAGCAAAAATGAACTTGCTCAGTCTGAGGTAATTAAGTCCGCTTTTGAAGCTAACGATAATGGCAAAATTCAAAAGATCTGGGGGATCGATTCTGACCCGAATAACCGCAAAGCTTCAGTGCAACAAATTGTCAATGAAATTGCTACCGAGCCTGAAGCGGGCATTTTATTTTTAACTTTATCCAAAGAAGAGGTTGCTGAAGATTTTTTGGTAGCACTCAAACAAAAGGGGTTAAAGAATTTGGTTTTGGGTGAGCAGGCTCTCGGTCGAGAAAGTTTTGCCAAACGCTTTGAAAAATATGATGAAGAAAAGAAAAATGCTGGATTCTTTACCGATGGAATGTATGTGCCATTGCCGATCCTGTTTGATAGTGCAGGAGCCGATGCTCAGGACTTCTTAACTGCCTATCAAAAAGCCTATAACAAAACCCCCTCATATTTAGGGGCAAAGTTTTATGAAGCAGCGATCATCGCAGTTGACGCAATTCGTAAGGCTAATTCCAAAGGCACAAATGTAGAAGGCGATCGCGAACAGGTGCGTGATGCCCTGTCAAAACTCAATAATCGCAAGGTAGGGATCAGAGGATTAACGGGCTTACTGTACTTTAATAGCGATCGCAATAGTGATCAACCTGTTCGCCTTGCCCAGTTCCAAAATCAAAAACTAATTTCAGCATCGCAGCAATTTACACCAATCACTAATCCTGAGCGGTTAAATTTACCGAAAGAATTACAATCAGGCAGCATTGTCCAGACTGGTGATCAGTATTTTTGGCGGCAGCGTGTAGTTTATGCAGGCATGGATATCAATAAGTTGAATCGCATTGACAAATCCTCCTTTACCGCCGACTTCTATGTATGGTTCCGTTATAGCGGCAGCGATGAACCTACGGAAATTCAATTCCCTGATGCCGTTACGAATAGCGTCAATCCTACGGCTCCCGTATTTGACGGTAAAGCTCCAATCAAGGCGCAGGTGGTTAATGGCTTAAACTATCGACTCTATCGGGTGCGTGGCGAATTCCGTAATGCTTTCGATTTTCGAGATTATCCCTTTGACTCGCAAAAATTAAATTTACGCTTTGACAATCCCATTTTGTCTACGGAGCGACTGGTCTACGCGATCGATACCGTTGGCTTAAAGTTGCCTAGGGCAAAGGATGCTGAACGTAGACCATTCCAAGGGCTACAGCTTTGGAACTTCAAAGACATCACTTATTTCCAAGATTCTTCGCGCAGTACATCCACTCAAGGCGATCCCGATTTGGTGCAATCCAATGCTCAAATTGAATATCCTGGATTGAGCATTCGCATGACTTTCCAGCGCAAAACTATAGTGTTTCTCTCTAAGAATGTCTCGCCTTTAATCTTGCTGTCGCTGCTAACCTATTGCTGCCTATTCTTTCCCTATACAATGTTTGTGCCTCGCACGATGGCTCCTGCCTCAGCGCTACTATCAGGGATTGTGTTATTACTCTCTTTTAACAATCAACTTCCTGAAGTTGGCTATACCGTTGCGATGGAATATGTGTTTTATGTCTATTTCTGTTTATGTTTGCTACCTATTATCGTGACAGCGATCGGTACTAAGCTCGACAAAGATGGTCATAAAAAAGCCTTTAAATATTTAAACATTGCCTCATGGATTGCCTATCCATTAATTTTGATTACTACTGTTGCCGCCTTCGCAATTAGTTACAGTGATCGCCTAATTTAA
- a CDS encoding cache domain-containing protein, giving the protein MNIKLRSQLLLFMVAITTSVVSAYSGFQANNAMIESAKKRELNITATLIQSNINEQINKASARASLVSSLPSIKQAFRAKNREDLTTRLLPAMIIQRDQFGVREGQFILPPAISFLRIYALKDGHGEDLSGFRQMVLVANRTGEPQRGMEIGRRGLSIRAVYPVKDDEGIIGSFEIGLSFSSVLSQTKTNTGFDVGVFIDDKLMTEVAKLQPRPDNERIVGGYQAVEVTDWGVLKPLMSPAIFAKARDIAVDLLTVNGNDYGVVLVPVLDYKGERIGVVVAVRDFSEFQNQQRWALTGTVAMAGLQIILLTGALLIVVNAMLLKPFEAIAKASKDLGDGNVVPDLEELANRRDEIGDMARSLQTIATQTIASQSNGNGHTEVEAKKELGNA; this is encoded by the coding sequence ATGAATATTAAGTTGAGATCTCAACTGTTGTTGTTTATGGTCGCTATAACCACTTCAGTGGTGTCCGCATATTCAGGTTTTCAGGCAAACAATGCCATGATCGAAAGTGCGAAGAAACGCGAACTAAATATCACAGCTACTCTCATCCAAAGCAACATCAACGAGCAGATTAACAAAGCTTCCGCCCGTGCTTCATTGGTTTCCTCGTTACCATCAATCAAACAGGCTTTTCGGGCAAAGAATCGAGAAGATCTCACCACCCGTCTATTACCCGCCATGATAATCCAACGTGATCAGTTTGGGGTTAGAGAAGGACAGTTTATTCTGCCACCTGCGATTTCCTTTCTTCGCATCTATGCCCTCAAAGATGGACATGGTGAAGATTTGAGTGGATTTCGGCAGATGGTGCTGGTCGCTAATCGCACTGGCGAGCCACAACGCGGTATGGAAATCGGTCGTCGTGGGCTTAGCATTCGCGCAGTCTATCCTGTCAAAGATGATGAGGGGATCATCGGTAGCTTTGAAATCGGCTTGAGTTTCTCATCGGTACTATCACAAACTAAGACTAATACTGGTTTTGATGTTGGCGTATTCATTGATGATAAGTTGATGACTGAGGTTGCCAAATTGCAGCCACGTCCCGATAATGAGCGCATAGTGGGTGGCTATCAAGCTGTTGAGGTTACTGACTGGGGGGTTCTTAAGCCATTGATGTCTCCAGCCATATTTGCCAAGGCTCGCGATATTGCAGTTGACCTGCTCACAGTAAATGGGAATGACTATGGAGTAGTATTAGTACCAGTGCTGGATTACAAGGGTGAACGAATAGGTGTGGTGGTGGCAGTTCGTGACTTTAGTGAGTTTCAGAATCAGCAACGGTGGGCACTCACAGGCACAGTCGCGATGGCGGGATTACAGATCATATTGCTGACGGGTGCATTGTTAATTGTGGTTAATGCCATGTTACTTAAGCCTTTTGAAGCGATCGCTAAGGCTAGCAAAGATCTTGGCGACGGAAATGTAGTTCCCGATCTCGAAGAATTAGCTAACCGTCGCGATGAGATTGGTGATATGGCGCGATCGCTACAAACCATTGCAACTCAAACCATCGCTTCCCAGAGTAATGGCAATGGTCATACTGAAGTTGAAGCGAAGAAGGAGTTAGGAAATGCCTAG
- the ligA gene encoding NAD-dependent DNA ligase LigA encodes MAQEIQKSQGSALDTLQVRAVELRKILQRASYEYYALDAPTMEDSVYDALYHELLDLEKQYPQLITPDSPTQRVGEKPVSQFVSVQHHVPLYSLENAFTTDDVNSWQERCQKVLNTDKDLASQPLCKMEYVCELKIDGSAIALTYEQGVLVRGATRGDGVAGEDITSNIKTIRSIPLKLNLVNPPDHLEIRGEAFLPIAVFDEINHERSQQGESLFANPRNAAAGTLRQLDSRIVAKRRLDFFAYTIHFPESKLSPSNPPLSDLPLFLPLSSSGRGAGGDGYIISSQWQALEFLQQIGFRVNPNKKLCKSIQELQEYYDYWNHARHDLPYMTDGMVIKLNSFPQQERLGFTQKTPRWAIAWKYPAEEVPTVIETVAVQVGRTGTLTPVAELRPVLLAGTTVSRATLHNSDRLAELDLHIGDTVIVRKAGEIIPEVVRILPELRPSGATRFVMPTHCPECGQPVLKPEDEAATRCINLECPAIVRGALEHWVSREALDINGIGEKLVKQLVTENHVTSVADLYTLTSEQLQTLDRLGKKSADKIMAAIAQSTTKPWARVLYGLGIRHVGSVNAQTITDNFPNVELLARADKEAIASIHGIGEEIAQSIYDWFRKDVNQHLVEHLQKAGLQFESTSKASKAITLNPNIAGKTFVVTGTLPTLKRDEAKDLIKSAGGKVTDSVSKKTNYLVVGAESGSKLEKAQSLSVTCISEEELLQLLGQSTQSIA; translated from the coding sequence ATGGCTCAAGAAATTCAAAAATCTCAAGGTTCAGCACTAGATACTCTGCAAGTGAGAGCCGTAGAACTACGAAAGATTTTGCAGAGAGCTAGTTATGAATACTATGCTCTTGATGCTCCCACGATGGAAGACTCAGTTTATGATGCGCTCTACCATGAATTACTGGATCTCGAAAAGCAATATCCACAGTTAATTACTCCCGACAGCCCCACCCAGCGTGTTGGAGAAAAGCCTGTGAGCCAGTTTGTCTCAGTACAGCATCATGTTCCGCTTTATAGTTTAGAAAATGCCTTCACTACCGATGATGTCAACTCATGGCAAGAACGTTGTCAAAAAGTCTTAAATACAGACAAGGATCTTGCTTCGCAACCTCTTTGTAAAATGGAATATGTTTGTGAGTTAAAAATCGATGGATCTGCGATCGCCTTAACCTATGAGCAAGGCGTACTCGTGCGTGGCGCAACTAGAGGTGATGGTGTAGCAGGGGAAGATATCACCAGTAATATAAAAACGATTCGCTCTATTCCTTTAAAGCTGAATTTAGTAAACCCGCCCGATCATTTAGAAATTCGTGGCGAAGCATTTTTACCGATCGCTGTTTTTGATGAGATTAACCACGAGAGATCACAACAGGGAGAGTCCCTCTTCGCCAACCCTCGGAACGCTGCTGCGGGTACATTACGCCAACTTGATTCACGCATCGTTGCTAAACGTCGCCTCGATTTCTTTGCCTATACTATCCACTTTCCCGAATCTAAACTTTCACCATCTAATCCTCCCTTATCAGACTTACCTCTATTCTTGCCCCTATCATCCTCTGGGAGAGGTGCTGGGGGGGATGGCTATATTATTTCTTCCCAATGGCAAGCCCTAGAATTCCTGCAACAAATTGGATTTCGTGTCAATCCCAATAAAAAACTCTGCAAATCTATTCAGGAACTACAGGAATATTATGATTATTGGAATCATGCCCGCCATGACCTGCCCTACATGACCGATGGCATGGTGATTAAGCTTAACTCTTTCCCCCAACAGGAGCGCTTAGGATTTACTCAAAAAACTCCTCGATGGGCGATCGCATGGAAATATCCCGCCGAAGAAGTGCCGACGGTCATTGAAACTGTCGCAGTTCAAGTAGGACGTACAGGCACTTTGACACCCGTTGCCGAACTACGCCCTGTGCTTCTTGCAGGTACGACGGTTTCTAGAGCAACCTTGCATAATAGTGATCGCCTCGCGGAACTAGATCTACATATTGGTGATACTGTAATCGTTCGCAAAGCAGGGGAAATCATTCCTGAAGTAGTGCGGATTTTGCCTGAACTGCGTCCCAGTGGAGCAACCCGTTTTGTGATGCCCACCCATTGCCCCGAATGTGGTCAGCCCGTTCTCAAGCCAGAGGATGAGGCGGCCACCCGTTGTATTAATCTTGAATGTCCTGCGATTGTGCGGGGGGCGCTAGAGCATTGGGTTAGCCGTGAAGCTCTTGATATTAATGGCATTGGTGAGAAATTGGTTAAACAATTAGTTACGGAAAATCATGTCACTTCCGTAGCGGACTTATACACACTCACTAGTGAACAATTACAAACCCTCGATCGCTTGGGGAAAAAATCTGCTGACAAAATTATGGCAGCGATCGCCCAGTCCACAACCAAGCCTTGGGCACGAGTCCTCTACGGTCTAGGCATCCGTCATGTGGGTAGCGTCAATGCTCAAACAATTACCGATAATTTTCCTAATGTAGAATTGTTGGCAAGAGCAGATAAAGAGGCGATCGCTTCTATCCATGGTATCGGTGAAGAAATTGCCCAATCCATTTATGACTGGTTCCGCAAAGATGTTAATCAGCATTTAGTAGAACATCTTCAAAAAGCAGGTTTACAGTTTGAGAGTACATCGAAAGCAAGTAAAGCGATCACACTCAATCCGAATATTGCAGGCAAAACCTTTGTGGTGACAGGTACATTACCAACGCTCAAACGTGATGAAGCTAAGGATTTAATCAAATCTGCTGGAGGTAAGGTCACAGATTCCGTGAGTAAAAAGACAAATTATCTAGTCGTTGGTGCAGAGTCTGGCTCTAAACTCGAAAAAGCGCAGTCTCTAAGTGTAACATGCATCTCGGAAGAGGAACTGCTACAATTATTAGGGCAATCAACACAAAGCATTGCCTAA
- a CDS encoding allophanate hydrolase-related protein — translation MIEFAVNGTLMRGLELNGNLQKVGATFVREDATAPIYRLWSISDRHPAMLRVKENGQAITLELWSITPAALGEILLAEPAGLCIGKIILANQQEVLGVLGEPFLCEGQKEITSYGGWRSYTAAQ, via the coding sequence ATGATTGAATTTGCAGTTAATGGTACTTTGATGAGAGGTTTGGAATTAAATGGGAATTTACAGAAAGTAGGTGCTACATTTGTTAGAGAAGACGCAACTGCTCCCATTTATCGACTTTGGTCAATTAGCGATCGCCATCCCGCTATGCTCAGAGTTAAAGAAAATGGACAAGCGATCACTTTAGAGCTCTGGTCAATTACACCTGCTGCTCTTGGGGAAATTCTCTTAGCAGAACCTGCTGGATTATGTATTGGCAAAATTATTCTGGCAAATCAACAGGAAGTATTAGGTGTCTTAGGGGAACCATTTCTGTGCGAAGGTCAGAAGGAAATAACTAGTTATGGTGGCTGGCGCAGTTATACGGCAGCCCAATAA
- a CDS encoding phycocyanobilin:ferredoxin oxidoreductase — MPQTLEASLREKQYPLIRDLANCIETVWRENLDLFPYQIPEGLGYVEGALEGERLVIENHCYSTQQFRKIHLELAQVGNGLDILHCVMFPNAEYDIPIFGSDLVGSRAGISAAIADLSPLYPDFALPPSYHQALSNLPVANFTQPRELPKWGDIFSQFCLFIRPIDDREEADFLDRVRSILTLHCQLAVATTPFNTSEEINKIRNGHRYYCQKQQQNDKTRRVLEKSFGEEWTERYMTTMLFDYFE, encoded by the coding sequence ATGCCCCAAACTTTAGAAGCATCACTAAGAGAGAAACAGTATCCTTTAATCCGTGATTTAGCTAATTGCATCGAAACCGTATGGCGAGAGAACCTAGATTTATTTCCCTATCAAATTCCAGAAGGGCTCGGTTATGTAGAAGGTGCATTAGAAGGTGAACGGCTAGTAATCGAAAATCATTGCTATAGTACACAACAGTTTAGAAAGATCCACTTAGAACTAGCACAGGTAGGCAATGGATTAGATATTCTCCATTGTGTGATGTTTCCTAATGCTGAATATGATATTCCCATCTTTGGATCCGACTTAGTGGGTAGTCGTGCAGGAATTAGTGCAGCGATCGCTGATTTATCTCCTCTTTATCCTGATTTTGCCTTACCACCTAGCTATCACCAAGCTTTATCAAACCTACCTGTAGCCAACTTCACTCAACCTCGCGAATTACCAAAATGGGGTGATATTTTCTCGCAATTTTGTTTGTTTATCCGACCAATAGATGATCGCGAAGAGGCAGATTTTCTAGACCGAGTGCGATCGATCTTGACTTTGCATTGTCAACTTGCTGTTGCTACAACTCCTTTTAATACTTCAGAAGAAATTAATAAAATTCGGAATGGTCATCGCTACTATTGCCAAAAGCAACAGCAAAATGATAAAACGCGACGGGTACTCGAAAAATCCTTTGGAGAAGAATGGACGGAACGGTACATGACAACCATGCTTTTTGATTACTTTGAGTAA
- a CDS encoding phycobilisome linker polypeptide — MAITNAASHLGTAAFSDSNPLELRSHFSQDEAKAVINAVYRHVLGNDHILQADRLVGLESLLTNRQITVREFVRGVAKSELYKKKFLYSNFHSRVIELNFKHLLGRAPFSEAEIIEHLDRYQNEGYDADIDSYIDSDEYDASFGESVVPYYRGFNNKVGDRTVGFTRLFSLYRGYASSDRAQGRSKGAWLTTELAHNSASAIRTPSFGLGLAGNTSDDRGQLYRVSVIQTNNRRTTQIRRSATDYLVPYDQLSSTIQRLSKRGGRITQVSLA; from the coding sequence ATGGCAATTACAAATGCCGCATCTCATTTAGGAACTGCTGCTTTTAGCGATTCTAATCCATTAGAATTGCGTTCTCATTTTTCTCAAGATGAGGCAAAGGCTGTGATCAACGCTGTCTACCGCCATGTATTAGGCAATGATCACATCTTGCAAGCAGATCGTTTGGTTGGACTTGAATCTTTGTTGACTAATCGTCAAATCACTGTGCGTGAATTTGTACGTGGTGTTGCCAAGTCTGAACTATACAAGAAGAAGTTTCTCTATTCCAACTTTCATAGCCGTGTAATTGAATTAAACTTCAAACACTTGCTGGGACGTGCTCCTTTCTCTGAAGCCGAGATCATTGAGCACCTCGATCGCTATCAAAACGAAGGCTACGATGCCGATATTGATTCTTATATTGACTCTGATGAGTACGATGCCAGCTTTGGTGAATCAGTTGTTCCTTACTACCGTGGTTTCAATAACAAGGTAGGTGACAGAACTGTTGGCTTTACCAGACTTTTCAGTCTCTACCGTGGTTATGCCAGTAGTGATCGTGCTCAAGGCAGAAGCAAAGGAGCTTGGTTGACAACCGAACTTGCCCATAATTCTGCTAGTGCAATTCGTACTCCTAGTTTTGGTCTTGGTCTAGCTGGCAACACCAGTGATGATCGCGGTCAACTCTATCGTGTCAGCGTCATTCAAACTAATAATAGACGGACTACCCAAATTCGTCGTAGTGCTACTGATTACTTAGTTCCTTACGACCAGCTTTCTAGCACTATACAGCGTTTAAGCAAGCGTGGTGGTCGTATTACTCAAGTTTCTCTTGCTTAA
- a CDS encoding phycobilisome linker polypeptide: MAITNAASSLGTAAYSNASPVELRPNFSQDDVKVVINAVYRHVLGNDYILAADRLVGLESLLTNGQITVREFVRAVAKSELYKSKFLYPNFHTRVIELNFKHLLGRAPFSEAEVIEHLDRYQNEGYDADIDSYIDSDEYETSFGDAVVPYYRGFTNKVGDRTVGFTRIFRLYRGYANSDRAQVAGSASRLATELAQNSVSPIVGASGGNAGWAYQPAKQGNTPTRAFGRSSVGSEDRLYRIEVAAISLPRYPQVRRSNREYIVSYKELNNTLQRISKLGGKVASVTIAQ, encoded by the coding sequence ATGGCAATTACAAATGCCGCCTCCAGTTTGGGAACTGCTGCTTATAGCAATGCTAGTCCAGTAGAGCTACGTCCTAACTTTTCTCAAGATGATGTCAAGGTAGTCATTAACGCTGTTTATCGACATGTATTGGGAAATGACTACATCTTGGCAGCAGATCGTTTGGTTGGACTTGAGTCTTTATTGACAAATGGTCAAATTACAGTACGTGAATTCGTGCGTGCAGTTGCTAAGTCTGAGCTATACAAGAGCAAGTTTCTCTATCCCAACTTCCACACCCGTGTAATTGAATTGAACTTCAAGCACTTGTTAGGACGTGCTCCTTTCTCTGAAGCTGAAGTAATTGAACACCTCGATCGCTACCAAAACGAAGGCTATGATGCCGATATCGATTCTTATATCGATTCTGATGAGTATGAAACTAGTTTTGGTGATGCCGTTGTTCCTTACTATCGTGGATTTACCAATAAGGTTGGCGACAGAACTGTTGGCTTTACTAGAATCTTCCGCCTCTATCGTGGCTATGCTAACAGCGATCGCGCTCAAGTTGCAGGTAGTGCATCTAGACTAGCAACCGAACTCGCTCAAAACAGCGTTTCTCCTATTGTTGGCGCTTCTGGCGGTAATGCTGGTTGGGCTTATCAACCAGCAAAACAAGGCAATACTCCTACCCGTGCCTTTGGTCGTTCTTCAGTGGGTTCTGAAGATCGTCTATACAGAATTGAAGTTGCTGCGATTTCTCTACCTAGATACCCTCAAGTTCGTCGTAGCAATAGAGAGTACATTGTTTCTTATAAAGAGTTGAACAACACATTGCAACGCATCAGCAAGTTGGGTGGCAAAGTTGCTAGTGTCACGATCGCTCAATAG
- a CDS encoding phycobilisome linker polypeptide: MITSSKDNRVFVYEVSGLRQSDATDLNGYPIRNSSSIFIKVPFSRLNEQTRRITRLGGTIVDVRPLNASTEG, encoded by the coding sequence ATGATTACTTCCTCTAAAGATAATCGCGTTTTCGTTTACGAAGTATCTGGCTTACGTCAAAGTGATGCAACCGATCTTAACGGTTATCCTATTCGTAACAGCAGCAGCATTTTTATTAAAGTGCCTTTTAGCCGTCTCAATGAGCAAACCCGTAGAATCACCCGTCTCGGTGGCACAATTGTTGATGTACGTCCACTAAATGCTTCTACTGAAGGTTAA